A genomic segment from Microcella flavibacter encodes:
- a CDS encoding phosphomannomutase/phosphoglucomutase, with the protein MTTAPDLSAFIKAYDVRGLVGSQLTEEVVEALGAGFVDEIGAAGAEVVVGHDMRDSSPRFVAAFARGAQARGAHVVNLGLCSTDESYFASGRYDAPAAMFTASHNPATYNGIKFSRAGAQGISIGTGLAGIRDRASAYLAEGAVPAVAEPGGYSERDVLADYAAYLRELVDLSGVRPLRVVVDAGNGMGGMTVPAVLGTAAGLPALPLEIIPLYFELDGTFPNHEANPLEPENLRDLQAAVLEHGADLGLAFDGDADRCFVIDERGEPVTPSAVAAIVALREITRVRAAGEQGDIHVIHNLITSRIVAETIEQAGAIPVRTNVGHSLIKDRMRETGAIFGGEHSAHYYFRDFWGADNGMLAAMHLIAQFGEFEGPLSALAAQFTPYTASGEINSTVTDVPAAYTRIVEAFAGRGEFDELDGLTVSGAAGDGFWWFNVRPSNTEPLLRLNAEAATASTMQVLRDEVLALIRA; encoded by the coding sequence GTGACCACCGCACCCGATCTCAGCGCGTTCATCAAGGCCTACGACGTGCGAGGCCTCGTCGGCTCGCAGCTCACCGAGGAGGTCGTCGAGGCGCTCGGCGCCGGCTTCGTCGACGAGATCGGGGCCGCGGGCGCCGAGGTCGTCGTCGGCCACGACATGCGCGACTCCTCGCCCCGCTTCGTGGCGGCCTTCGCGCGCGGCGCCCAGGCGCGCGGGGCGCACGTCGTGAACCTCGGCCTGTGCTCGACCGACGAGTCCTACTTCGCCTCCGGCCGGTACGACGCCCCGGCGGCGATGTTCACGGCCAGCCACAACCCCGCCACCTACAACGGCATCAAGTTCTCGCGCGCGGGCGCGCAGGGCATCAGCATCGGCACGGGCCTCGCGGGCATCCGCGACCGCGCCTCCGCGTACCTCGCCGAGGGCGCTGTCCCCGCCGTCGCCGAGCCGGGCGGCTACTCCGAGCGCGACGTGCTCGCCGACTACGCCGCCTACCTGCGCGAGCTCGTCGACCTCTCGGGCGTGCGCCCGCTGCGCGTGGTCGTCGACGCGGGCAACGGCATGGGCGGGATGACCGTCCCCGCCGTGCTCGGAACGGCGGCGGGCCTCCCGGCCCTCCCGCTCGAGATCATCCCGCTCTACTTCGAGCTCGACGGCACCTTCCCGAACCACGAGGCGAACCCGCTCGAGCCCGAGAACCTGCGCGACCTGCAGGCCGCGGTGCTCGAGCACGGGGCCGACCTCGGGCTCGCCTTCGACGGCGACGCCGACCGCTGCTTCGTCATCGACGAGCGGGGGGAGCCGGTCACCCCGAGCGCGGTCGCCGCCATCGTCGCGCTGCGCGAGATCACCCGCGTGCGGGCCGCCGGCGAGCAGGGCGACATCCACGTCATCCACAACCTCATCACGTCGCGCATCGTCGCCGAGACGATCGAGCAGGCGGGCGCGATCCCGGTGCGCACGAACGTCGGCCACTCGCTCATCAAGGACAGGATGCGCGAGACCGGCGCCATCTTCGGCGGCGAGCACTCCGCCCACTACTACTTCCGCGACTTCTGGGGGGCCGACAACGGGATGCTCGCCGCGATGCACCTCATCGCGCAGTTCGGCGAGTTCGAGGGCCCGCTCTCGGCGCTGGCGGCGCAGTTCACGCCGTACACGGCGAGCGGCGAGATCAACTCGACCGTGACCGACGTGCCGGCCGCGTACACCCGCATCGTCGAGGCCTTCGCGGGTCGCGGCGAGTTCGACGAGCTCGACGGCCTCACCGTCTCGGGCGCCGCCGGCGACGGCTTCTGGTGGTTCAACGTGCGCCCCTCCAACACCGAGCCCCTGCTGCGGCTCAACGCGGAGGCGGCGACCGCGAGCACGATGCAGGTGCTGCGCGACGAGGTGCTCGCGCTCATCCGAGCCTGA
- a CDS encoding DUF3499 family protein has protein sequence MSARGCSRVACGDAAVSTLTYVYADSMAVLGPLSGRPEPHGYDLCERHAQSLSAPQGWQVVRYSSTL, from the coding sequence ATGAGCGCCAGGGGATGCAGCAGGGTCGCGTGCGGCGATGCCGCGGTGAGCACGCTCACCTACGTCTACGCCGACTCGATGGCCGTGCTCGGACCGCTGAGCGGGCGCCCCGAGCCGCACGGCTACGACCTGTGCGAGCGCCACGCGCAGAGCCTCTCGGCCCCGCAGGGCTGGCAGGTCGTCCGCTACTCTTCGACCCTGTGA
- a CDS encoding metallopeptidase family protein — protein MPFPSRRSRSSRRDGGGQGSGATARGAAAPPAPPSARARARHGRGGRSLVTGAHLPPVHTRRDLFETTVRSSADYLQDLWPDELATLRIEVLPMPDQPIGVRGVARWRVLPEHSLVVLYRIPIERMSRLHRDDDWHRRLMIESCVFRAVGELIGKDPWDLAPDRFRHW, from the coding sequence ATGCCGTTCCCGTCGCGCCGCTCGCGCTCCTCGCGCCGGGACGGCGGCGGTCAGGGCTCCGGCGCGACCGCGCGGGGCGCCGCCGCGCCCCCTGCGCCGCCGAGCGCCCGCGCTCGCGCCCGCCACGGCCGCGGTGGCCGCTCCCTCGTCACGGGCGCGCACCTGCCGCCCGTGCACACCCGCCGCGACCTCTTCGAGACGACCGTGCGCTCCTCGGCCGACTACCTGCAGGATCTGTGGCCCGATGAGCTGGCCACCCTGCGCATCGAGGTGCTGCCGATGCCCGACCAGCCGATCGGGGTGCGGGGCGTCGCGCGCTGGCGGGTGCTGCCCGAGCACTCGCTCGTCGTGCTGTACCGCATCCCGATCGAGCGGATGAGCCGGCTGCACCGCGACGACGACTGGCATCGGCGGCTCATGATCGAGTCCTGCGTGTTCCGGGCGGTCGGGGAGCTCATCGGCAAGGATCCTTGGGATCTCGCGCCCGACCGATTCCGGCACTGGTGA